ATTTTCGTTCGGTACAGATCAGAATAATTGGTCTGGATCAGGGTTTGCAGCAAACCCTCCTGTAAAGGCCGCACAGTCTCGTGGAAGGTACTCAGCCCTGTCATGGCCCAGACACAGCCTGAGCAGTGCCGCACAATGCGCGGGGCTGCGTCTCAGTAAAACTTGACGAAAGCAGGTGCCGGCTGGCAGCCCTCCCCGCTGCAGGCAGCTCTTGGGGGCAATCTTTGGGGTGGGTTTTGGGGGTGCTCTGCCCTTGCTTGTCATTGGTTCATGTGGCATGGGCCACGGGCACCTCTGGGCCAGGACACCAAGCTCGGGAAGTGTGCTCTGTGCTGGCCCCCTCCAGCCCGCTGTTCCCCATCTCCTAGGTGTTCCCCGGCCCTGCTGGGGCAGGAGCCTTGTCCCGGTGGGCTCAGGGACACCCTCTGCCAAACGGAGCATCCTGGGCTCCAGACTCGGGGAGCAGAGCCCCCCCACGCTGCAGAGGCCTTGTCCTCCAAGAGGGAGGTGCAAAGTCAcattccctcccccccaccccctcccccaccctctcttGTCTCCACAGTACGCAGTGTGGGCGGCCGCCTGGGTCACCTGGAACGTCTTCATTATCTGCTTCTACTTGGAAGTGGGGGGCCTCTCAAAGGTGAGTTAAGTCATGGGAAACTCACGCAAACGGAGGGGATCTTGGCGAGGGCCCGGGGGCACTGgatgtgtttgcttgtttatcGCGCGGCTCCCCGATGGTGGCAGAGGCCGGATCTCTTCATGGTTCTCTCCCTCGCACCCTGAACAGTCCTGGCCCATAGCAGCGACTCAGTAAAGTTTTGGGGAAAGATCAGTGATCTGATGGATGGATGAGGGGCTGCGGGCATTGGTTGGCAGGTGGTCTCCAGCTGGTAGTAGATGcaccagggaaggcttcctggaggagggggcctgAAACCTGGGCAGCACCTGGAAGGAGAGTCAGGGCTGCGGAGCAGGAGCAGAGAGACCAGCCTTTGCAGAAGGGCGCAGGCGGGAACACTGCCGGGGTGGCCAGGCAGAGGGGATGCCGtgcccctgcccaccctctgGGCTGCTCCTTCAAATGCTGATAAAGTCCCCAGGTCCCCCCTGCAGGGGAGGGGACACCTCACCCAAGCCATGTTCTGGGAGCATCAGTGTGAGCAAAGCCTGCCTATGCAGCTGATTCAGGCACTTCACACGAAGCACTGCATTTCATCTTTGCCCAAAGCTCAGAGGGGAGTCTAAGAGCCAGGAGTGGGGTGGCACGGGTGGGCAGTGGGGCAGATGGCCCCTGCTTCCTGGGACCACACCTGGGcagcagtgggggagacagaggtTAGTTCAGATGTACCTGAAACGGCAGCGTTGGCCTGAGATGCGAAGGAGGGGCCCAGGGCACCGTTAGAGTGTGTCCTGGGGGTCTGTCCTGGGCAGGGAGGCCTTCCTGGAGGACGGGGTGTGAGCCGGGGCCCATGGCAAGCACAGGGAGGCCTTCCCTACATGGGAACGACTGGGAGGGCCTTGGTGCCCCCTGCTCCCGACGGCTGGAGCCCAAGGGGCCGGGGCAGGGGAGGCGGGAGGGCAGAGTACCCCTTGCCCTTCTCAGGGAGCCCATCTGGGCCGCAGTGGGTGGGGTTTGGCTCTGTCCCTGGTGCTGACCtggtcccacccccaccccccacccctcccccaggacagCGGGCTCCTGACCTTCAGCCTCTCCCGGCACCACTCCTGGTGGCATGAGCATGGCCCGGGCTGCGTGCACAAGGAGCCGGCGGCCAGCCTGGGTCCCCTGGACAGCCAGGCCCTGGTGCCAGGCATCGGCTGCACCCTGGAGCATGGCTACGTGGAGGCCCTGCACAGCGCCCTGCAGATCCTGGTGGCGGTGAgtgcgggggaggggaggtggggcggggggaggggctcATCCTGCTGTGGGCCCCTGTCTCAGCCTTTCCTGTGGAGGCAGAGGAGGTCCTCTGCAGGGGGCGGGGAGCCCCTCTTCACACCGTCCCTGCCCAGAGGTTAAGGAACCGCACCCCCCCCACACCTGTGTGGCCTGGGCCACCCACTCCGCAAAGTGGGCTGAGAACCAATTCCAACCCCAGCGCTGGCGTGAGGATGAACCGAGGGGACAGAACCTGAAACTTCTGATGATGCAGTGGGGTCGGGCAGGCAGGTAGGACCCTCCGTGAGGGGGATCAAGGTGAAGGCTCctgcagccccaccccccaccctggaGGCAGCATGGCAGGGGAGGAGCCCTGGGAGCTTCTCCACAGCCTCCTCCAAGTCAGAGCGTCTGTTTCCATACCCGACAATCCGACCGTGGGGGCCAGGGGCGGGGGAGACCCAGCCTGGCCTGCACGCTGGCGTCTTCTGCTCCCGCGGCATAGAGAGTAGGGGTGTAGATTCCGCGAGTAAAAATACAGGACGCCCagtgaaatgtgaatttcagagaAACAGCAAGTTTTAGTGTAAGCGTGTTCCCTGCCACGTTTGGGAGCTACTTGTACTAAAAATGGTTTCATTctgtatctgaaattcaaacttaGTCGAGCATGGGGTGTTTTGTCTGCAGCTCCAGAGAAGTGGTCAGACGGGAAGGGCCGGAGCGGGTTGGGCCAGTGGCTGGCCGCCCCGGCTGACTCCAGGGCTCGGGCAGGACGGGTGCGGCCACTGGAGGGCGCTGGTCAGACCTGGAGGCTCCTGCCTGCTTGGGTGCTCACAGGCCAACAGCACCGTGTCCGGCTGGATGCTGGGTTTATAGCGCGGATGCTCTGCGCCAACAGCTGACTTTGGAAGCTGAATGCCAGGTCTAGGGCCTTCCCTGGCAGAAAACACGTGACAGTTCAGGTGCCTCTCGAGCTCCCAgggctccctcccctcctgctctTACAGGACCTGCAGAAATCCAGACTTTGGGGCATCTGGGTGCTGCCGGTCCCTCGGGTGCTGGGACATTCTCTCTCCCACCATGGCTCATTCACTGAGGCAAAAAGAGGGCTCTGGTTTTCCCAAAATACTTGGGAACCTGGGTGCATTCCTCGAAAGGAGAAAGAACCGCTTGCCAAGGATACAGGTCAGAGCTTCTGAAATCACGTACAGAATCTGTGAAAAGGTAACAGGAAGCAAACGGAAAAGAACAAAGGAGGATTCTCCTGGGCGTTTCTGACTGCACGTGATGGCAGAGACAGACTCCTCACTTTTATCCTTCATCCCCAGGGAtgggggtttcttttttttgggggggggtacgcggtcctctcactgctgtggcctctcctgttgcagagcacaggctccagatgcgcaggcccagcggccatggctcacgggcccagccgcttcgcggcatgtgggatcttcccggaccggggcacgaacccgtatcccctgcatcggcaggcggactctcaaccactgcgccaccagggaagccctcctttttttaatataatttttattttatattggggtatatttGACTTACAACACTGTgtcagtttcagatgtacagcaaagtggttccgttatacgtatacatatatccattctttttcagattcttttccagtatgggTTATTACAATAtcgagtagagctccctgtgctatacagcaggtcttcAGTGAAATGCCGGCTTCTAGATACCAGGCAGCCCTCTGCTGCTTGCTTTTGAGGGTCCAGGAGCAGCAGACCCTTGGCTGCACAGTCGGCCGGTGCTGGGGGGCGGGACGGGCAGGTCTGAGAGCCTCAGGGAGGAGCTGGGCCGGATCCCgagggggcctgggaggggcGGTGGGCGGGCAGAGGTGTGGCAGGTGGGGCGGTGTCCCCCAGCGCCCCGCCCACCGCGCGGGGCTGCGAAGGCGTTTTCAGCACCTCGGCCAGCTCTCGGGCGTCGGGAGGCGGCTCAGGTCTGCCTTGCAATGGCAGGGAGACAGGCACAGAGGAGGCCCCCGACCTGCCGCCTGGAAGGACGGGCTTCCGAGCCCTTCCAGCTCCGTCTCCTCCTTCAAGGCATGTGGGGCGTCAAGGGAGGCTGTTGGGCTTGTTCTTCGGTGAGAGTAACCCCCCTGAGGTCTTGCCACTGCTGATGGGAGGCCAGTCTCTCCTTCCCGTGGCCCTTTGCCCCTAAAGCTGCACCACTGGCTGGCTTCCtgtcccctgccccccgccccggctGTGGTTGCCCCACAGACAGACCCCACCACCCTCTCTCAGAAGACCCGCTGCAGCTCCTCCATGGCAGGTACCCCCCATGAGACCTCTTTTCTGCTTATTCTCCTGATCAGTCAGGGTCCCAGCAAGACAGTGATGAGGCACTCGGCTCAGGTTAATTCCCGGGGGCAGGTGAAGGGGCTGTTCTAAGCATAGGTGCCGTGTCGGGGACCCCACGGGATATCCCCCTCCCCTGGGGCTCGTGGCTGAGCTGTTGCCTGAAGGGAGGTGGGCAGGAGTTGTGCTGGcagagaaggggctgggggaTACGAGcccttcttctccccctcccccccccagttTCCTGCTGGGCTCCGCATGGGCCAACCCAAGCTGGAGGGCGCTGGTGGACACTGGCCACACCATGCAGGGTGGGGAATGTGGAGGGGCAGGTGGGGCACCTCTGACCCACCACTATTGGAACCTCACTATGTGCTATGTCCTCAGGGTCGAGACCACTGCTTGCTATGGGGGTGACCAAAGACAATAGGTGATGCCCCAGAGGATGCTGGGCTGACCTACAGGGCAGAGAGAGGCCAGAGGGCATGACTTTGCTGTCCTGGGCCACCTCTCAGGTTTCCAGCTTCTGTGGAAGAGGCTCCCCTCCAGGATGAGCTGGGGCGGGGCTGCCCCTCCAGGGGTCCTGCGAGCACACGGGGCTGTGGCCTTCCACGAGACCCTGTGGCTTCAAGATGCATTTTGCTGCCCACTCCGGGCCGCCCTGTGCATTGTCTGCCAGCCCCAGCAGAGGGTCAGGGCTGGGCCCCTCGTTCTCATCAAAGAGGATGCAGTAAACACCACGCAGGGAAtaactcccccttcccccatgcTTACCATCACCCGGGCTGTGGGCAGTACCGGCCTTGCCCCATCTCAGCGGGAGCCCTTTCTGCTGCAGTGGCCCTGGTGCCCGGGCCTCTGTGGGGGTTTAATGCAGGCCTGTCCTCTTTGCCCTGAAGTCCGAGCATCCTCTGAGGAGCCTGGCTAATGAACATCTGCCAGGCCAGGCCCTCAACTCCAGCCCCGTCCACTCTGCCCCGAGTCGCCCGCTGCACCAAGTCCTCGGTCTGTCTCCCCTGCGCTGCCGTGCACACCGTGAGCTTGGCTGTCTCGAAGCTTCTCTACCATGGCTTCCCAAGGAGGAGAAACCTGACAGTGGTCTGCTTACGGCGAGAGGTGCTGGGGAGGATGGCTTGGCTGTCACAGGGGTGTCAGCCTGTGGGGTCACGGTCAGCCTGGGGGACCTTCAGGCTGCAGTCATGTGTCTCCCAGGGCTTCTCTCTGCATCTCGTCTCCCCGTTCAAGCAAGGGCTAGGTCAGCCCCACTGGGGAGTGGACGCCGCCTGGAACTCCAGAGCTAAGGAGGCTGGCAGATCACTCCCCTCGATCAGTGTTACAGACAAGGACACCGAGGCCAGGAGGGGCAGTGGCTGTGTGGTTAGGACGCGCTGGGGCCCACGCCCCACGATGATGCTTCTGTGGCTCCCGGGGCCTCACCCTGAGTGACGTCTCCATGTCTTTCAGCTTGTGGGCTTCATCTGTGCCTGCCACGTGGTCAGCATTGTCACCGAGGAGGAGGACAGCTGTAAGTGTGCGACCACCAGCCTCCTGCAGAATGCTGTTAGTGACCTGCTGGCCCCAtcaggcagtgggggagggaaagagaagctGAGGGCTGGCCACAGAGGCCTGGGACCTGGCCTCTTAAATGGGTCCCCGTGCCACGGAGGTCCTGGCCTGAGCAGAGACAGGGGAGGCCCTGGGCTCTGGGCACCAGGGGTCAGTGCACCCCAGCTCCTCCAGTCTGAGGGCTCCTGTGCTGCGGAGCTGCCCCCCACGATCCCCACAGATGTCACAGGCGGAAGGCTGAGCTCTGACCTACAGAGGAAAGTCCCCCTGCCCCGTGCCCCCTTGCAGCTGGGAAGTGGCCCACCTTCAGGCCCAGTGCTAGCAGGGATGCATCTGAGGGAAGTTCGCACGTCCCCCTCCCGTGAACCCTGCTGACGTTTCCTCTGATTTGCAGCATCAACACTCGGGTGCCCTCGCCAGCCCTGACCACCCCAGGCTCAGACGGGGTCTCGCCGGGGTGAGCCAGGGCTGGGCGCACCCAGGGGGCCCACAGCTCCTGTGGGCAGAGCCTTCCCTGGGATCTGAATCAGAATTCAGAGCCTCTGTTCCCAGAGGTCAGGTGGCCGTGGGGTAGGCGGTCCACGTGTCCTTCAGAGACCAGACTCAGTCCTGGACCAGCCCCCAGCTACCCTCGGTCCTGGTGCTGGGTGGCCCAAACCATCACTCAGCCCACAGCCGGCTGGGAGGAAACAGAAGGGGCTTCCTGTATTGGTTACATTAAAACGTTTTAGGACGGGAGCCAGCACTGGGGCTCAGAGACGTGTTAGCTTTGCCCAGCAAGCCCCGGCCGCCCATGTGCTGTGCAGACACAGCTCTGAGGCGCTGTGATTGGGACAGCCCCCCGCTGAGAGCACCAGCGTCCTTTGAAGCTTTGCACCCAGCGGGAATTCACCCTCTGCTCTCCAGTCTGGGCAGCCCGCGGCCCCTCCCACCTCTGCGTCACCTCCTGAGTGTTTGCACTTGGGAACATTCTCCACTCTGCCGTCCCATccattgtttgggtttgttttatttGGGTCTTGGTTTCTTTCAGTTGatttcattggtggatttgacCCATTTCCTCTCTGCCATGTCAGTGAAAAGCCCTCCAGCCTCTCGTTGGAGCAGGCGTGCCTGTAAGCACGGCCGCAGAGCCTGCCCCGCTGGTCTGGCCAATCCAGGTAGCATAGCCACCAGGCTCCTCTCCTTGGGGAAACCTCACCAGGCATCCGTCTGCCTGCctgtccatccatcatccatctgtctgtccatccccCACTTTCCCACTTGCTCCGTGCCGGCTCTGGGCCGGGTGTGGGGTGCAGAGGCTCTGGGGCTCGGCCCCCGTGCCCAGCAGAGTCTGTGGGAGTCGGGGCTGAGGGGACGCTGCGAGGCCACCACCCAGGAGAGCGATAGAGCGATTTTCCTGGGTCTCACGGTGGCAGGAAATTTGAGGAGTTGGTTTCCTATTTTTGGAGGATCAGACTTCTTCCCTCTTGAAAAGCAGTGTCCACGGCCCTGACCACCCCAGGCCTCAGTGGGGGTGCCTGGGCCACTGGCCCCCCTCCTCCGAAGCAGCCTTTGCCATGGACCCTGGCCCACATGGATTCCTGAAAGTCGGGGTCAGCAGAGGTGGCTGTGGTCCTTCTCCTGGTAGAGCTGTGCTTCCTCCGTCTCACCCAGGCCCTCAGAGTCAAGCCTGCCCTTCAGGGCCACACCTGTGGCCATCCCTGGGGACCCTGACCCTCTTGGTAGCCCCCCAGCCCTTCTACCCTATAAGTGAGGCCCCACGTCAGCTAAGGGCCATCAGAGGTAGCAGGCATCCAGCTCCCGTGATGGAGGAGAGGCCTCGCTCAGACCCCTGAGCCAGGGCTGGGTATATGGGAGTTGATGACCTGGGCACACAAGCTGGGAGAACTGGCCAGGCTGGACATGCCTCTGGGCTTTCCCCCTGGCCGTGGAGCTGGGCAGCCAGAAGGACCTAGGGTGAGCCCCTCACTCCGCTCCCAGCCCCCTGGCTCAAACCCCAACGAGATGTCTGCGGCCAGAGTCAGCTCTGCAGGGACAAGGCCCCCAGCTGCCTGCGTGGGGAGCCCCGGTCCTGGCCGGGCCTCGCAGAAGCCCGGCCCCTCCCCGCGCCCTTTTCCAAAGGCCAGGAAGCCCTCCCCTTCTTGGATTTTGTCCCATTTGCTCTCCAACGGACGAGGGCACAGCAGCCCCG
The sequence above is a segment of the Orcinus orca chromosome 16, mOrcOrc1.1, whole genome shotgun sequence genome. Coding sequences within it:
- the NKAIN4 gene encoding sodium/potassium-transporting ATPase subunit beta-1-interacting protein 4: MGCCSGRCTLIFLCTFQLVTALERQVFDFLGYQWAPILATFTHIVVVILGLFGTIQYRPRYIVVYAVWAAAWVTWNVFIICFYLEVGGLSKDSGLLTFSLSRHHSWWHEHGPGCVHKEPAASLGPLDSQALVPGIGCTLEHGYVEALHSALQILVALVGFICACHVVSIVTEEEDSFDFIGGFDPFPLCHVSEKPSSLSLEQACLLAGGVGEEHPSRPPPAPTTSSFGDPC